Genomic DNA from Flavobacterium sp. N502540:
TTTAAATCTAAAATAGCACCAAGATATGCCAATCAATGGATGGCTACACTAAATGCGAGCTATGCTATTTGGAACTGGATTGAGGTTTACGGAGATGTAGGTTTAATGAGAAGCAAGCATCAAAGCGAAAATTTCAGATATGATAGTGGTATCCGATTAAATCTGGTTCCTGATTATTTTGAATTGTACTTTCCGGTTTATTCTAATAACGGATGGGAGATTTCGCAAAATAAATACAGCGAAAAAATACGATTTATCGTCACATTTTCACCAAAAACATTACTTAATCTTTTTACTAGAAAATGGCTTTAATCGAATGAATTAGTTATAAAAACATAAATTATTCGCACTAAAAAAACAAAAAAACTAAATATCAATTAAAAAACACACCCTGTTTTAGCAATTTAATTACATATAATTAAATTATATTTACTTTAATGAATTATGATTATTGATACTTTTTAATTATTTTTGCTCCGAAACATTACCCATTTGAGATTATGATTAAAGAAAAAAATAATACTACACTTACTTTCGAAGATTTCAAAACTGAAGTAATGAACGACTATAAAATTGCGGTTACGAGCCGTGAATGTAGTCTTTTAGGACGTAAAGAGGTATTGACAGGGAAAGCCAAATTTGGAATATTTGGAGACGGTAAAGAAGTTCCGCAACTTGCCATGGCGAAAGCCTTCAAAAATGGAGATTTTCGTTCCGGATACTACCGCGATCAGACTTTTATGATGGCTATTGGCGAATTGACTCCAAAACAGTTTTTCGCAGGTTTATATGGCCATACCGATTTAGATTTTGATCCAATGTCTGCCGGAAGACAAATGGGAGGACACTTTGTAACACATAGTTTAAACGAAGACGGCTCCTGGAAAGATTTAACAAAACAAAAAAATTCAAGCGCAGATATATCTCCTACAGCCGGGCAAATGCCACGATTATTAGGATTAGCTCAGGCTTCAAAAATTTATAGAAATGTTGACGGAATTACTGTTAAAGATAAATTTACAGTAGACGGAAACGAAGTTGCCTGGGGAACTATTGGAAATGCCAGTACATCTGAAGGCTTGTTCTTTGAAACTATAAACGCTGCAGGAGTTCTACAAGTTCCGATGGTAATGAGTGTTTGGGATGATGAATACGGAATTTCGGTTCACGCCAGACATCAGACTACAAAAGAAAACATCTCTGAGATCTTAAAAGGATACCAACGTGATGAGGATTCCAAAGGTTATGAAATTTTCAGAGTTAAAGGCTGGGATTATGCTGAATTGGTTTCAACCTACGAAAGAGCCGGTGCTGTTGCACGTGAAGAGCACATTCCGGTTTTAATTCACGTAAACGAATTAACACAACCGCAAGGACATTCTACTTCTGGTTCACACGAACGTTATAAAAATGCAGAGAGACTGGCTTGGGAAAAAGATTTTGACTGTATCCGCCAAATGCGTTTGTGGATGATTGCCATCAACATTGCATCCCCGGAAGAATTAGCTGAAATTGATTTTGACTTGAAAAAAGAGGTTCTTGAAGCTAAAAAAGAGGCTTGGAATTCTTTCATCAATCCAATTATTGAAGATCAGAAAAATCTTTTGGCTTTATTAGGACAAATTGCTGAAGCCAGCATCAATCATAAAGAAAGAATACAAAAATATATTTCGGAATTAAGCGCTATCAAATCACCTTTAAAAAAGGAAATGCTTGCCATAGCAAGAAAGATATTGCGTTTTATCGAAGTACCAAACAGTAAGGTTTTATTATCCAACTGGATTACAAATTATATTGAAATTACACAACCAAGATTCAGCAGTAACTTATACTCTGATTCTGATTTAAATGTATTTTCAGTTGAAAAAGTACTTCCAAAATATGCCGAAGACGCGAAAGCAGACCTGGACGGAAGAATGATTTTACGTGATAACTTCGATGCCTTATTTACCAAATACCCGGAGACTTTAATTTTTGGTGAGGATGTTGGAAACATTGGTGACGTAAATCAGGGATTGGAAGGTATGCAGGAAAAATACGGAGAACTTCGTGTTGCCGATATCGGAATCCGTGAAGCTACCATCATTGGTCAGGGAATTGGAATGGCTTTAAGAGGTCTGCGTCCGATTGCTGAGATTCAATATTTAGATTATTTACTATATGCCATCCAAATCATGAGTGATGATTTGGCAACATTACAATACAGAACAGTAGGTAAACAAAAAGCACCGTTAATTATCAGAACCCGCGGACACCGTTTAGAAGGTATCTGGCATTCAGGTTCACCAATGGGAATGATTATTAATGCCATTCGTGGTATTCACGTTCTCGTTCCAAGAAACATGACTCAGGCCGCAGGATTCTACAACACCCTTTTAGAGTGTGATGAACCGGCTTTAGTAATCGAATGCCTGAACGGTTACCGTTTAAAAGAAAAAACACCTTTAAACTTTGGTGAATTCAAAACACCAATTGGTGTGGTTGAAACTCTAAAAGAAGGTTCAGATATTACACTTGTTTCTTACGGATCGACTCTAAGATTGGTAGAGCAGGCTGCTGTTGAATTGTTAGATTTAGGCATTGACTGTGAAGTTATCGACATTCAGTCTCTTCTTCCTTTTGACATCAATAAGGACATTGTAAAAAGTATCGCCAAAACCAACCGTTTGCTTGTAATTGACGAAGATGTTCCTGGTGGAGCTTCAGCATTTATTTTACAGCAAATTATGGAAGAGCAGAATGCTTACCACCATTTAGACAGTAAACCGCAAACGCTTGCTGCAAAAGAGCACAGACCGGCTTATGGAACTGATGGTGACTATTTCTCAAAACCTTCTACAGAAGATATTTTCGAAAAAGTCTACTCTATGATGCACGAAGTTAACCCTTCTAAATATCCAGCTTTATACTAAGAATTTAGCTCATTATACAAAAAACTCCCCAAAAGAAAATATATTTCGTTTGGGGAGTTTTTTTTTAGTTTCAAGTTTCAAGTTTCAGGTTTCAGGTTTCAAGTTTCAGGTTTCAAGTTTCAGGTTTCAGGTTTCAGGTTTCACATCTCACAAACTTCCCGCCTAACCTGCTTCAATCAAATATCCTTTAAAATAGCTCTTGCTTTTTCTAAATCCTCGGCAGTATCAATTCCGATTCCGACATGAGTGGTTTCTACCATCTTAATACGTTTTCCAAATTCTAAATAACGTAATTGTTCTAATTTCTCAGAAGCTTCTAAAGATTTCATCGGCAGACTGTAAAAATCCAGTAAAGCCTGTTTTCTAAAAGCATAAATTCCGATGTGCTGAAAATAACGTACCCCAACATCTTTATCTCTTGGATACGGAATTACTGATCTCGAAAAATACAAAGCAAACTGCGACTGATCGACCACCACTTTTACATTATTCGGATTGTTAATTTCAGTTTCATCGGTAATCTC
This window encodes:
- a CDS encoding thiamine pyrophosphate-dependent enzyme, with translation MIKEKNNTTLTFEDFKTEVMNDYKIAVTSRECSLLGRKEVLTGKAKFGIFGDGKEVPQLAMAKAFKNGDFRSGYYRDQTFMMAIGELTPKQFFAGLYGHTDLDFDPMSAGRQMGGHFVTHSLNEDGSWKDLTKQKNSSADISPTAGQMPRLLGLAQASKIYRNVDGITVKDKFTVDGNEVAWGTIGNASTSEGLFFETINAAGVLQVPMVMSVWDDEYGISVHARHQTTKENISEILKGYQRDEDSKGYEIFRVKGWDYAELVSTYERAGAVAREEHIPVLIHVNELTQPQGHSTSGSHERYKNAERLAWEKDFDCIRQMRLWMIAINIASPEELAEIDFDLKKEVLEAKKEAWNSFINPIIEDQKNLLALLGQIAEASINHKERIQKYISELSAIKSPLKKEMLAIARKILRFIEVPNSKVLLSNWITNYIEITQPRFSSNLYSDSDLNVFSVEKVLPKYAEDAKADLDGRMILRDNFDALFTKYPETLIFGEDVGNIGDVNQGLEGMQEKYGELRVADIGIREATIIGQGIGMALRGLRPIAEIQYLDYLLYAIQIMSDDLATLQYRTVGKQKAPLIIRTRGHRLEGIWHSGSPMGMIINAIRGIHVLVPRNMTQAAGFYNTLLECDEPALVIECLNGYRLKEKTPLNFGEFKTPIGVVETLKEGSDITLVSYGSTLRLVEQAAVELLDLGIDCEVIDIQSLLPFDINKDIVKSIAKTNRLLVIDEDVPGGASAFILQQIMEEQNAYHHLDSKPQTLAAKEHRPAYGTDGDYFSKPSTEDIFEKVYSMMHEVNPSKYPALY